The Phycisphaerales bacterium AB-hyl4 genome contains a region encoding:
- the rpoN gene encoding RNA polymerase factor sigma-54, translating to MRIDAGQQLRIDQRMKLAPRMIQSMEILQMPQAALEERIDQELTNNPTLELREAGTDDESLRAEREQAERDNQEGERELVVADGDDKKSADDFERLSNISEEYGDSWEANTGESYDSYRRPVRNDGERDRKIDAMANTAARSESMFDQLVAQWRMVETTPREAELGQYIIGFLDADGYLRTDMQTLLQQAPDHATIAELEAVLEKLQQNLEPPGLGARNLRECLLLQIDARERSDRDADLYVERLLVEEYLKDIEANRLPRIAKATNLTLDEVKQGILGLRQFQPHPGRLLSDDAPRTITPDAAIEYDEDEDRYVATLTSGHTPPLSISNTYARLARDNGVDKRTRDFVNTNLRNARWLIDALQQRNMTLLRVINVVLEAQRDYFDHGPQALKPLPMTTVADQLGIHVATVSRAVHEKYLQTPRGILPLRMFFSGGTETESGDSMSWSAVQAKLQEVIDAEDKSEPLNDDQLVDELKKRGIDIARRTVAKYRKQLNIPPARQRREF from the coding sequence ATGCGGATTGACGCCGGACAACAACTGCGGATCGACCAGCGGATGAAGCTGGCGCCGCGCATGATCCAGTCGATGGAGATCCTCCAGATGCCCCAGGCGGCGCTGGAAGAGCGCATCGACCAGGAGCTGACGAACAATCCGACGCTGGAGCTTCGCGAAGCCGGCACGGATGACGAGTCGCTGCGCGCCGAGCGTGAGCAGGCCGAGCGCGACAATCAGGAAGGCGAGCGTGAGCTTGTCGTGGCCGACGGCGACGACAAGAAGTCGGCCGACGATTTCGAACGCCTCTCCAACATCTCCGAAGAGTACGGCGACTCGTGGGAAGCCAACACCGGCGAAAGCTACGACAGCTACCGCAGGCCCGTCCGCAACGACGGCGAGCGCGACCGCAAGATCGATGCGATGGCCAACACCGCTGCGCGATCCGAGTCGATGTTCGATCAGCTCGTCGCCCAGTGGCGCATGGTCGAGACCACGCCGCGCGAGGCCGAGCTTGGCCAGTACATCATCGGCTTCCTCGACGCGGACGGCTACCTCCGCACGGACATGCAAACCCTGCTCCAGCAGGCGCCGGATCACGCGACCATCGCCGAGCTTGAAGCCGTGCTCGAAAAGCTTCAGCAAAACCTCGAGCCGCCCGGCCTGGGCGCTCGCAACCTGCGCGAATGCCTGCTGCTTCAGATCGACGCCCGCGAGCGCAGCGACCGCGACGCCGACCTTTACGTCGAGCGCCTGCTCGTCGAAGAATACCTCAAGGACATCGAAGCCAACCGGCTGCCCCGCATCGCCAAGGCCACCAACCTCACGCTCGATGAAGTGAAGCAGGGCATCCTCGGCCTGCGGCAGTTTCAGCCGCACCCCGGCCGACTGCTCAGCGACGACGCGCCGCGCACCATCACGCCCGACGCCGCCATCGAGTATGACGAAGACGAAGACCGCTACGTCGCCACCCTCACCTCCGGCCACACGCCGCCGCTGTCGATCAGCAACACCTACGCACGCCTCGCTCGCGACAACGGCGTCGACAAACGCACACGCGACTTCGTCAACACCAACCTCCGCAACGCACGTTGGCTCATCGACGCGCTCCAGCAACGCAACATGACCCTGCTGCGCGTGATCAACGTCGTGCTCGAAGCGCAGCGCGATTACTTCGACCATGGCCCGCAGGCGCTTAAGCCGCTGCCCATGACCACCGTTGCCGACCAGCTCGGCATCCATGTCGCCACGGTGAGCAGGGCGGTGCATGAGAAATACCTGCAAACGCCGCGCGGCATCCTCCCGCTGCGCATGTTCTTCTCCGGCGGCACGGAAACCGAATCCGGCGACTCCATGAGCTGGAGCGCGGTGCAGGCAAAGCTGCAGGAAGTCATCGACGCGGAAGACAAAAGCGAACCACTCAACGACGACCAGCTCGTTGACGAATTGAAAAAGCGCGGCATCGACATCGCCCGCCGAACGGTCGCGAAGTATCGCAAGCAACTCAACATCCCCCCGGCCCGCCAGCGACGCGAGTTTTAG
- the rplL gene encoding 50S ribosomal protein L7/L12 — MAEVEAGIKELGDKIVGLTLKEAVDLGNYLKEEYGIEPAAGAVAVAAGPAAAEEAEEKTEFDVILKGAGDNKIKVIKVVREATGLGLKEAKDLVDGAPKALKEGLPKDEAEALLEKVKEAGGDVELK, encoded by the coding sequence ATGGCAGAAGTCGAAGCTGGAATTAAAGAACTCGGTGACAAGATTGTCGGCCTGACGCTCAAGGAAGCGGTCGACCTGGGCAACTACCTCAAAGAAGAGTACGGCATCGAGCCGGCCGCCGGCGCGGTCGCCGTCGCCGCGGGCCCCGCTGCCGCTGAGGAAGCCGAAGAGAAGACGGAATTCGACGTCATTCTCAAGGGCGCTGGCGACAACAAGATCAAGGTCATCAAGGTCGTCCGCGAGGCGACGGGCCTGGGTCTGAAGGAAGCCAAGGACCTGGTCGACGGTGCCCCCAAGGCGCTGAAGGAAGGCCTGCCCAAGGACGAAGCCGAAGCCTTGCTCGAGAAGGTCAAGGAAGCTGGCGGCGACGTCGAGCTCAAGTAA
- a CDS encoding ThuA domain-containing protein — translation MAKQALIVWGGWDGHTPKQSADVFAPELQAAGYEVDVRDSLAVYEDHDHLKSLDLIVPIWTMGEITKEQWQGLNHAVRAGVGCAGFHGGIIDSFRNNTDYQWMTGGQWVAHPGNCIPSYTVDIADKDHEITRDLPAFELTDTEQYYCHIDPAVHVLCTTTFSGDHGDNTLYQPGTVMPYAWTKTWGAGRVFVAAWGHTDKDFDVPEAKEIVRRGMLWASR, via the coding sequence ATGGCCAAGCAAGCGTTGATCGTCTGGGGCGGATGGGACGGCCACACCCCCAAGCAGTCCGCCGACGTGTTTGCCCCCGAGCTTCAAGCGGCCGGCTATGAAGTCGACGTCCGCGACTCGCTCGCCGTGTACGAAGACCACGACCATCTCAAGTCGCTCGACCTCATCGTCCCCATCTGGACCATGGGCGAAATCACCAAAGAACAGTGGCAGGGACTCAACCACGCCGTCCGCGCCGGCGTGGGCTGCGCGGGGTTCCACGGCGGCATCATCGATTCATTCCGCAACAACACCGATTACCAATGGATGACCGGCGGCCAGTGGGTTGCTCATCCGGGCAACTGCATTCCGTCATACACCGTCGACATCGCTGACAAAGATCACGAGATCACCCGCGACCTGCCCGCCTTCGAGTTGACCGATACCGAGCAGTATTACTGCCACATCGACCCGGCGGTGCACGTGCTGTGCACCACCACCTTCTCTGGCGACCACGGCGACAACACGCTCTATCAGCCCGGCACGGTCATGCCCTACGCATGGACCAAAACGTGGGGCGCCGGCCGAGTGTTCGTCGCCGCGTGGGGCCACACCGACAAAGACTTCGACGTCCCCGAAGCCAAAGAAATCGTCCGCCGCGGCATGCTCTGGGCCAGTCGATAA
- the recR gene encoding recombination mediator RecR, which yields MATTRPVSALDRLVARLTRLPGIGKRSAERIAFHLLQVEPSEAVDLAEAIRQFKTDLKVCSNCGHVTEADPCPICADPERDHGLVLVVEQPSDVVSLEQTGMYQGVYHVLMGRLAPLEGIGPGDLNVDRLLERARAGQVREAVLGTNPTLEGDGTAMYLAQQLEAMNVKVTRLARGLPTGSTLGGVSKAVLAEAIQARH from the coding sequence ATGGCAACGACGCGACCTGTTTCCGCGCTGGACCGGCTGGTCGCTCGGCTTACCCGCCTGCCGGGCATCGGCAAGCGGTCGGCCGAGCGGATCGCCTTCCATCTGCTCCAGGTTGAGCCCAGCGAAGCCGTCGACCTCGCCGAGGCGATCCGGCAGTTCAAGACGGACCTGAAAGTCTGCTCGAACTGTGGCCACGTGACCGAGGCAGACCCGTGCCCGATCTGTGCCGACCCTGAGCGCGACCACGGCCTCGTGCTTGTCGTCGAGCAGCCATCGGACGTGGTCAGCCTCGAACAGACCGGGATGTATCAGGGGGTCTACCACGTATTGATGGGCCGACTCGCGCCGCTGGAAGGCATCGGCCCCGGCGACCTGAATGTGGATCGGCTGCTCGAGCGGGCGCGGGCGGGCCAGGTGCGCGAAGCCGTGCTCGGCACGAACCCGACGTTGGAAGGCGATGGCACTGCGATGTACCTCGCCCAGCAACTCGAGGCGATGAACGTGAAAGTCACCCGCCTGGCCCGCGGGCTGCCGACCGGCTCGACGCTGGGCGGCGTGTCGAAAGCGGTGCTCGCCGAGGCGATCCAAGCCCGGCATTGA
- the rplK gene encoding 50S ribosomal protein L11, whose protein sequence is MAKAKKEITSQFKIQAPGGSATPAPPIGPALGQHGVNPGQFIQQFNERTRALNGKVVGCVITVYKDRTFEFEIKSPPAAVLLKDAAGLEKGSGVPNKDKVGKVTTDQLRAIAEEKTKELTGHNVEAMVRTIAGTARSMGIEVEGEI, encoded by the coding sequence ATGGCCAAGGCAAAGAAAGAAATCACGTCCCAGTTCAAGATCCAGGCCCCCGGTGGCAGCGCGACCCCCGCGCCGCCCATCGGCCCGGCGCTCGGTCAGCACGGCGTGAACCCCGGACAGTTCATCCAGCAGTTCAACGAACGCACCCGTGCCCTCAACGGCAAGGTCGTCGGCTGTGTGATCACGGTCTATAAGGACCGCACGTTCGAATTCGAAATCAAGAGCCCGCCCGCCGCCGTCCTGCTCAAGGACGCTGCCGGCCTGGAGAAGGGCTCCGGCGTGCCGAACAAGGACAAGGTCGGCAAGGTCACGACGGACCAGCTCCGCGCGATCGCCGAGGAAAAGACCAAAGAACTGACCGGCCACAACGTCGAGGCCATGGTGCGAACCATCGCGGGCACCGCCCGCTCGATGGGCATCGAGGTCGAAGGCGAGATTTAA
- a CDS encoding trans-aconitate 2-methyltransferase has protein sequence MADVPRLYDDLAWLWPLLSPPEDYASEAATMRSLLNETLTLGAPGHRPTVLELGAGGGHALHHLRHDFDCVAVDLSAPMLANCRSLNPEVETHLGDMRSVRLNRKFDAVLIHDAIDYMTNLADLRATLSTAAAHLEPGGVALVAPTYIRETFADHETEQEHHANADVALTYFSYVHTLQPTDTTFELILLYLIKQPAVGGPVTVVEDRHVCGLFDEQTWLDLMNEAGFNCQRRTESLWELFVGVKR, from the coding sequence ATGGCTGACGTGCCGCGACTGTATGACGACCTTGCCTGGCTTTGGCCGCTGCTCAGCCCGCCTGAGGACTACGCGTCCGAGGCGGCGACGATGCGAAGTTTGCTGAACGAAACGCTCACGCTCGGCGCGCCGGGGCATCGGCCGACGGTGCTCGAGCTCGGCGCCGGCGGCGGGCATGCGCTGCACCACCTCCGCCATGATTTCGACTGCGTGGCGGTCGACCTGTCTGCGCCGATGCTCGCCAACTGCCGATCGCTGAACCCGGAGGTCGAGACGCACCTGGGCGACATGCGAAGCGTCCGCCTGAACCGCAAGTTCGACGCGGTGCTGATCCACGATGCGATCGACTACATGACCAACCTCGCTGACCTGCGTGCGACCTTGAGCACCGCGGCGGCCCACCTCGAGCCCGGCGGTGTCGCGCTCGTCGCCCCGACCTACATCCGCGAAACGTTCGCCGACCACGAAACGGAACAGGAACACCACGCCAATGCCGACGTGGCGCTGACGTATTTCTCATACGTGCACACCCTGCAGCCGACGGACACGACTTTCGAGCTGATCCTGCTGTACCTGATCAAACAGCCCGCGGTCGGCGGGCCGGTGACCGTCGTGGAAGACCGACACGTCTGCGGCCTGTTCGACGAGCAGACCTGGCTGGACCTGATGAATGAAGCAGGGTTCAACTGCCAACGGCGAACCGAGTCGCTGTGGGAGTTGTTCGTCGGCGTCAAGCGGTAA
- the rplA gene encoding 50S ribosomal protein L1 gives MARHGKRYRADLQKAPERDKPLPLADAVNHVKAFKNVKFDQSIEVAIWLGIDAKQADQAVRGSVSLPHGIGKTKRVVAFCSDDKVAACKEAGAVEAGGEELVKKIEDGWLDFDVAVASPDMMRVVARLGRALGPKGLMPSPKSGTVTPNVVEAVRDYGAGKVEFRNDAGGNVHAVVGKQSFETSQLEENAQAFIDHIMRIKPAAAKGHYVKQIALSGTMTPGVLVEVP, from the coding sequence ATGGCCAGACATGGCAAGCGCTATCGCGCGGATCTACAGAAGGCGCCCGAACGAGACAAGCCGTTGCCGTTGGCAGACGCGGTGAATCACGTCAAGGCGTTTAAGAACGTGAAATTTGATCAGTCGATCGAGGTGGCCATCTGGCTCGGCATCGACGCGAAGCAGGCGGACCAGGCGGTGCGCGGCTCGGTCTCGTTGCCGCATGGCATCGGCAAGACCAAGCGCGTCGTGGCGTTCTGCAGCGACGACAAAGTCGCGGCCTGCAAGGAAGCCGGGGCCGTCGAGGCCGGCGGTGAAGAGCTGGTCAAGAAAATCGAAGATGGTTGGCTGGACTTCGACGTCGCCGTCGCCAGCCCGGACATGATGCGTGTCGTCGCTCGGCTCGGCCGGGCGCTGGGCCCCAAGGGGCTCATGCCTTCGCCCAAGAGCGGCACGGTCACCCCCAACGTGGTCGAGGCCGTTCGCGACTACGGTGCCGGCAAGGTCGAGTTCCGCAACGACGCCGGCGGCAACGTGCACGCCGTGGTCGGCAAGCAGAGCTTCGAAACCAGCCAACTGGAAGAGAACGCCCAGGCGTTCATCGACCACATCATGCGGATCAAGCCCGCCGCGGCCAAGGGGCATTACGTCAAGCAGATCGCGCTTTCGGGCACGATGACGCCCGGCGTGCTGGTTGAAGTGCCTTAA
- a CDS encoding FAD-binding oxidoreductase, which yields MGNETPLIQTFQAIVGRDAVLHDADELSVYESDGFPIARGMPTLVVFPTTTDQVARCVKAAIEHDLPLVPRGSGTGLAGGAVAFGGGVIICTSRMTRIESIDLANRVAVVQAGVFNATLSETIAATPGGENLHFSPDPSSQKAATIGGNAATNAGGVNTLKHGVTSTHVLGLELVLPDGSIIQTTPPSPHTPVPLKPTDGIRGFPQPETTNQKPETSHPTLHDRVGPDLTGLLCGSEGTLGIITRVWCKLTPKPSNFRTVYAVFDSSYDACKSVADVIADGITPTSMEMMDGAMIRAVEDAFHYGFPTTAKALLLLEIDGLEEVLDDQLARCIAFCRANNATDIQQCADAAKRAELWSARKRAFGAIGRISHSYCTQDACIPRSKLPEAIEHIARLGEEVGMQINNVFHAGDGNVHPIMLFDEDHPEEVEKTLQLSERILEYCISIGGTITGEHGVGVEKLPLMRKMFTPDTITTFQRIKRAFDPDARANEGKLIPSDRITIDLHQPTSPNTPGGALATTH from the coding sequence ATGGGCAACGAGACACCCCTCATCCAAACCTTCCAGGCCATCGTCGGCCGCGACGCTGTCCTCCATGACGCCGACGAGCTCAGCGTCTACGAAAGCGACGGCTTCCCCATCGCTCGCGGCATGCCCACGCTCGTCGTCTTTCCCACCACGACGGACCAGGTCGCCCGCTGCGTCAAGGCCGCCATCGAACACGACCTGCCCCTCGTCCCGCGCGGCAGCGGCACGGGGCTCGCCGGCGGCGCGGTCGCCTTCGGTGGGGGGGTGATCATCTGCACCTCCCGCATGACCCGCATCGAGTCGATCGACCTCGCCAACCGCGTCGCCGTCGTCCAGGCCGGCGTCTTCAACGCCACCCTCTCCGAAACCATCGCCGCCACACCAGGCGGCGAAAACCTTCACTTCTCGCCCGACCCCTCCAGCCAGAAGGCCGCCACCATCGGCGGCAACGCCGCCACCAACGCCGGCGGCGTCAACACACTCAAGCACGGCGTCACCAGCACCCACGTCCTCGGCCTCGAACTCGTCCTCCCCGACGGCTCCATCATCCAGACCACGCCCCCAAGCCCGCACACCCCCGTCCCATTAAAGCCCACGGATGGCATCCGTGGGTTCCCCCAACCAGAAACCACAAACCAAAAACCAGAAACCTCGCACCCCACCCTCCACGACCGCGTGGGCCCCGACCTCACCGGCCTGCTCTGCGGCAGCGAAGGCACGCTCGGCATCATCACCCGCGTCTGGTGCAAGCTCACACCCAAGCCCAGCAACTTCCGCACCGTCTACGCCGTCTTCGACTCCAGCTATGACGCCTGTAAAAGCGTCGCTGACGTCATCGCCGACGGCATCACACCCACCAGTATGGAAATGATGGACGGCGCGATGATCCGCGCCGTCGAAGACGCCTTCCACTACGGCTTCCCCACCACCGCCAAGGCCCTGCTCCTGCTGGAAATCGACGGTCTCGAAGAAGTCCTCGACGACCAGCTCGCCCGCTGCATCGCGTTCTGTCGAGCCAACAACGCCACCGACATCCAGCAATGCGCCGACGCCGCCAAACGCGCCGAACTCTGGTCCGCCCGCAAGCGAGCCTTCGGCGCCATCGGCCGCATCAGCCACAGCTACTGCACACAAGACGCCTGCATCCCACGCTCCAAACTCCCCGAAGCCATCGAGCACATCGCCCGCCTCGGCGAAGAAGTCGGCATGCAGATCAACAACGTCTTCCACGCAGGCGACGGCAACGTCCACCCCATCATGCTCTTCGACGAAGACCACCCCGAAGAAGTCGAAAAAACGCTCCAGCTCAGCGAACGCATCCTCGAATACTGCATCAGCATCGGCGGAACCATCACCGGCGAGCACGGCGTAGGCGTTGAAAAACTCCCGCTCATGCGAAAAATGTTCACTCCCGACACCATCACAACCTTCCAGCGGATCAAGCGCGCCTTCGACCCCGACGCCCGCGCTAACGAAGGCAAGCTCATCCCCAGTGACCGCATCACCATCGACCTCCACCAACCCACCAGCCCCAACACCCCCGGAGGCGCCCTGGCCACCACCCACTAA
- a CDS encoding response regulator: MMSQPSDRLDAPSADQPAPDAQEQAFDLSESSILIVDDNEQNVELLQAYLETLPCHITTASDGIEALQYIEDPDKPTPDLVLLDVMMPRMSGFEVCRKLKEDPATRTIPIMMVTALNELGDIERGVESGTDDFVSKPVNKLELITRVKSLLRVRHLKRELDRTEAYIRDIESRRDRPAK, from the coding sequence ATGATGAGCCAACCCTCCGACCGTCTAGACGCACCGTCCGCCGACCAGCCCGCGCCCGACGCGCAGGAGCAGGCGTTCGACCTCTCCGAGTCGAGCATCCTCATCGTCGACGACAACGAGCAGAATGTCGAGTTGCTCCAGGCCTACCTCGAAACGCTGCCTTGCCACATCACCACCGCCAGCGACGGCATCGAAGCGTTGCAATACATCGAGGACCCGGACAAGCCGACGCCCGACCTTGTGTTGCTGGATGTGATGATGCCGCGGATGTCCGGCTTCGAGGTCTGCCGTAAGCTCAAGGAAGACCCGGCCACGCGCACCATCCCGATCATGATGGTGACCGCGCTGAACGAGCTGGGCGACATCGAGCGTGGCGTGGAAAGCGGCACGGACGACTTCGTCTCCAAGCCGGTGAACAAGCTGGAGCTGATCACGCGGGTGAAGAGCCTGCTTCGCGTGCGTCACCTCAAGCGTGAGCTCGATCGCACGGAGGCCTACATCCGCGACATCGAGTCCCGCCGCGACCGCCCGGCGAAGTGA
- a CDS encoding S-adenosyl-l-methionine hydroxide adenosyltransferase family protein produces MPTITLLTDFGLTDTYVGQMKGVIHTLAPDATVIDLTHDVPPQQIIAGAVMLDAAVDAFDADTIHLAVVDPGVGTPRRPIALRTSHGTYVGPDNGLFTAILDRHGATHAVALTNRHYHRDLITATFHGRDIFAPAAAHLARGVAWPDLGEPIDPASLVRLHLPQPQPHGHGLTLHVVWIDHFGNLITDLKRDALDTDARITLRNTTIPTIARTFGDVPPGEPVAYFGSTGRLEIAVRNGSAAARFTATPGTTIDLQPADPTSTP; encoded by the coding sequence ATGCCCACTATCACGCTGCTCACCGACTTCGGTCTCACCGACACATACGTCGGCCAGATGAAAGGCGTCATCCATACCCTCGCGCCCGACGCGACGGTGATCGACCTGACTCACGACGTACCGCCGCAGCAGATCATCGCCGGCGCGGTGATGCTCGACGCCGCGGTCGATGCGTTTGATGCCGACACGATCCACCTCGCCGTGGTCGACCCCGGCGTGGGCACGCCGCGCCGCCCCATCGCGCTGCGCACCAGCCACGGCACATACGTCGGCCCCGACAACGGCCTGTTCACCGCCATCCTCGATCGCCACGGCGCAACCCACGCCGTCGCCCTCACCAACCGCCACTATCATCGCGACCTCATCACCGCCACCTTCCACGGCCGCGACATCTTCGCCCCCGCCGCCGCTCACCTCGCCCGCGGCGTCGCATGGCCCGACCTCGGCGAACCCATCGACCCCGCCTCGCTCGTCCGCCTCCACCTGCCGCAGCCTCAGCCCCACGGCCACGGCCTGACCCTGCACGTCGTCTGGATCGACCACTTCGGCAACCTCATCACCGATCTCAAGCGCGACGCGCTCGACACCGACGCCCGCATCACCCTGCGCAACACAACCATCCCCACCATCGCCCGCACGTTCGGCGACGTGCCCCCCGGCGAGCCGGTCGCCTACTTCGGCAGCACCGGCCGACTCGAAATCGCCGTCCGCAACGGCTCCGCCGCCGCCCGCTTCACCGCCACGCCCGGCACGACGATCGACCTGCAACCCGCCGATCCGACGTCAACGCCCTGA
- a CDS encoding response regulator transcription factor has product MEQSEELRLDGVKVLVVDDDSEIRAALDQALQAEGALTQMCGDGNTAVRICETDPPDLVVLDMMLPKRSGFLVLEKIKRFEEPPKVIMVTANEGRRHQQYAEALGVDGYLLKPVRLEKLINLAQGLFTAKEE; this is encoded by the coding sequence ATGGAACAGAGTGAAGAACTTCGTCTTGATGGCGTTAAAGTGCTTGTGGTCGACGATGACAGCGAGATCCGCGCCGCGTTGGACCAGGCCCTTCAGGCCGAGGGCGCGTTGACGCAGATGTGTGGCGATGGCAATACCGCCGTCCGCATTTGCGAAACCGACCCGCCGGACCTTGTCGTGCTCGACATGATGCTGCCCAAGCGATCGGGCTTCCTGGTGCTGGAGAAGATCAAGCGCTTCGAAGAGCCGCCGAAGGTCATCATGGTCACCGCCAACGAGGGCCGACGCCACCAGCAGTACGCCGAGGCGCTCGGGGTCGACGGCTATCTCCTCAAGCCCGTGCGACTCGAAAAACTCATCAACCTCGCCCAGGGCCTGTTCACTGCGAAAGAAGAGTGA
- a CDS encoding sugar phosphate isomerase/epimerase family protein has protein sequence MTWTFSAFADEAGGSIDEQIAALQRVNMKFIDPRSVDGHNITALPEDVAKQAQQKLEAAGITVQMYGSPIGKIDAVDDIEEDLQKLRHLAKMRDIFGCNAVRIFSYYNKTGLSHADWQQKATDNLKRLIELAEQLDLVLYHENESKIFGDKTDDVLAIAELRGPRLKLIYDFANYIRTGEAGWDSWQKCKAITDCFHFKDQRKNGEHMPMGQGETDAREILVDAAKAGWSGPCTLEPHLTHSKAVVATHSTGTGAHALADMSKSETFHLAATEAQKLMDELNITYS, from the coding sequence ATGACCTGGACGTTCAGTGCCTTCGCCGACGAAGCAGGCGGTTCTATCGACGAGCAGATCGCGGCGCTTCAACGCGTCAACATGAAATTCATCGACCCGCGCAGCGTCGACGGCCACAACATCACCGCGCTGCCTGAAGACGTCGCGAAGCAGGCCCAGCAGAAGCTCGAAGCCGCCGGCATCACCGTGCAGATGTACGGCTCGCCCATCGGCAAGATCGACGCCGTCGACGACATCGAAGAAGACCTGCAAAAGCTGCGTCACCTTGCCAAGATGCGCGACATCTTCGGCTGCAACGCCGTCCGCATCTTCAGCTACTACAACAAGACCGGCCTCAGCCACGCCGACTGGCAACAGAAGGCCACCGACAACCTCAAGCGCCTCATCGAGCTCGCCGAGCAACTCGACCTCGTGCTCTACCACGAAAACGAAAGCAAAATCTTCGGCGACAAGACCGACGACGTGCTTGCTATCGCTGAGCTGCGCGGCCCGCGCCTCAAGCTCATCTACGACTTCGCCAACTACATCCGCACCGGCGAAGCCGGCTGGGACAGCTGGCAGAAGTGCAAAGCGATCACCGACTGCTTCCACTTCAAGGACCAGCGCAAGAACGGCGAGCACATGCCCATGGGCCAAGGCGAAACCGACGCCCGCGAGATTCTCGTCGACGCCGCCAAAGCCGGCTGGTCCGGCCCGTGCACGCTCGAGCCGCACTTGACGCATTCCAAAGCCGTCGTCGCCACCCACTCCACCGGCACGGGGGCCCACGCCCTGGCCGACATGTCCAAGAGCGAGACGTTCCATCTCGCCGCGACCGAGGCTCAGAAGTTGATGGACGAACTCAACATCACCTACAGCTAA
- the rplJ gene encoding 50S ribosomal protein L10, with amino-acid sequence MSKPVKNLIVDTYKKRFEGVSGAVLVDVRGVDSNTNNRFRADLGGKQIKVTVIKNSLAKKAFENTDMAAINELLDGSVAVVYPAEGDQTVVNVARELITWAKEIPSLEFKGALMEGMTFGADEIDALSKYPTREEAQAQVVQILLTPAQNLVGAALGPGRKVASLVKAVEEKLEKGEEIKAA; translated from the coding sequence ATGAGCAAGCCGGTTAAAAATCTGATTGTTGATACGTACAAGAAACGCTTCGAGGGTGTGTCCGGCGCCGTGCTGGTAGACGTGCGCGGGGTCGACTCGAACACCAACAACCGCTTCCGCGCCGACCTCGGCGGGAAGCAGATCAAGGTCACCGTGATCAAGAACAGCCTCGCGAAGAAGGCGTTCGAGAACACGGACATGGCCGCCATCAACGAACTGCTCGACGGCTCGGTCGCGGTGGTCTACCCGGCCGAGGGCGACCAGACCGTCGTCAACGTTGCTCGCGAACTGATCACCTGGGCGAAGGAAATTCCGAGCCTGGAGTTCAAAGGCGCGCTGATGGAAGGCATGACCTTCGGCGCTGACGAAATCGACGCGCTGAGCAAGTACCCGACCCGCGAAGAGGCGCAGGCCCAGGTGGTGCAGATTCTGCTCACCCCGGCGCAGAACCTCGTGGGCGCCGCGCTCGGCCCCGGCCGCAAGGTCGCCTCGCTGGTCAAGGCCGTGGAAGAGAAGCTCGAAAAGGGCGAAGAAATCAAAGCGGCCTGA